From the genome of Mycobacterium dioxanotrophicus, one region includes:
- a CDS encoding IS21 family transposase → MIDPFVEYCRIRLADDPHLWASTLFDELVELGFTGSYPSLTLAIRNLGCDRIASRVSRSRAATSRSSIIRPGSRLSGTGSSCPIHQHRGRLTGMPTCWSGRWPIRAAGAGAGPAEDFAHVVEAIEAVSIRLGGVTQRWRFDRMATVCHPESGRITAAFAGVAKHYAVAVDVCPPRRGNRKGVVEKSNHAAAQRWWRTVTDDTTIEQAQASLDRLCVKLDGRRRRRDGQATTVGALADAEPLRSLPTGSYPAELTEHRIVTPQALVSWRAISTRCRRAGRATVTVTHRLGSDTVQLTTASGAVVAAHRRAVDGSGAVVRDAGHVVALEQAVLSGSRRPGLALIRPGDRPRWPPLPRPRGCVVPRRTIPPEGSDRSGRLCGDRSTAIRCSQHHPTEQNQE, encoded by the coding sequence GTGATCGATCCGTTCGTCGAGTACTGCCGGATCCGCCTGGCTGACGATCCGCACCTGTGGGCCTCAACCCTGTTCGACGAACTCGTCGAGCTAGGTTTTACCGGCTCGTATCCGTCGCTGACCCTGGCAATCCGAAACCTGGGCTGCGACCGCATTGCGAGCCGTGTCAGTCGGTCAAGGGCCGCGACGTCGCGGTCATCGATCATCCGCCCGGGGTCGAGACTCAGTGGGACTGGGTCGAGCTGCCCGATCCACCAGCATCGTGGGCGGCTGACCGGCATGCCCACCTGCTGGTCGGGGCGTTGGCCCATTCGAGCCGCTGGCGCGGGCGCTGGCCCGGCCGAGGACTTCGCGCACGTCGTGGAAGCGATCGAGGCGGTCAGCATCCGGTTGGGTGGGGTCACCCAGCGGTGGCGGTTCGACCGGATGGCCACGGTATGTCATCCCGAATCGGGCCGGATCACCGCGGCGTTCGCCGGGGTGGCCAAACACTACGCTGTCGCCGTCGATGTGTGCCCGCCACGACGGGGCAACCGCAAGGGTGTGGTGGAGAAGTCCAATCACGCTGCCGCCCAACGCTGGTGGCGCACCGTCACCGACGACACCACGATCGAGCAAGCCCAGGCGTCGCTGGACCGGCTGTGCGTGAAGCTCGACGGGCGCCGCCGGCGCCGCGACGGGCAGGCCACCACCGTCGGCGCCCTGGCCGATGCCGAACCACTACGGTCACTGCCGACGGGTTCGTATCCGGCCGAGTTGACCGAACACCGCATCGTCACTCCACAAGCGTTGGTGTCCTGGCGGGCAATCAGTACTCGGTGCCGCCGGGCTGGCCGGGCCACGGTGACCGTCACCCACCGCCTGGGCTCTGACACCGTGCAATTGACCACGGCATCGGGAGCCGTTGTTGCCGCGCACCGCCGCGCGGTCGACGGCAGCGGCGCGGTGGTGCGCGATGCCGGTCACGTCGTCGCGCTCGAACAGGCAGTGCTATCGGGTTCTCGACGGCCAGGCCTTGCACTCATAAGACCCGGCGACCGCCCTCGGTGGCCGCCGTTGCCGAGGCCGCGCGGCTGCGTGGTGCCCCGGCGAACGATCCCGCCAGAAGGTAGTGATCGATCTGGCCGTCTATGCGGCGACCGCAGCACGGCTATCCGTTGTTCCCAACACCATCCAACCGAACAGAACCAGGAGTAA
- a CDS encoding crossover junction endodeoxyribonuclease RuvC: MATTPDSAGRACAIGLDLSLTGTGIGAIDLATAALTTAVHRSVPPATSTVDAHVSRHRILVDGIVNQVRACNPALAVVEGLQFSVREKDSSLTRRGFLWWAVIEGLCTAGVPVMEVTPQQIKQFATGKGNASKSQVVAAYAVAWPDATRDKNIEDRADAAFAAALGAAWLGCKGLPLSSTVTRRKVIAKLPAPTSPERVAVHAA; the protein is encoded by the coding sequence ATGGCCACGACCCCCGACTCCGCCGGCAGAGCCTGTGCCATCGGTCTGGACCTGTCCTTGACCGGAACCGGCATCGGAGCGATCGACCTGGCGACAGCGGCGCTCACCACCGCGGTGCATCGCTCAGTGCCGCCGGCCACCAGCACCGTCGACGCCCACGTCTCTCGACACCGGATCCTCGTCGACGGGATTGTCAACCAGGTGCGTGCCTGCAACCCGGCACTGGCAGTGGTGGAGGGTCTGCAGTTCTCGGTCCGCGAGAAGGACAGCTCACTCACACGTCGCGGATTCCTGTGGTGGGCCGTGATCGAGGGCCTGTGCACAGCGGGGGTGCCGGTGATGGAAGTGACTCCGCAGCAGATCAAACAGTTCGCCACCGGAAAAGGCAACGCGAGCAAGAGCCAGGTGGTCGCCGCCTATGCGGTGGCTTGGCCGGACGCCACCCGAGACAAGAACATCGAGGACCGCGCAGACGCCGCGTTCGCCGCCGCCTTGGGTGCCGCATGGCTCGGCTGCAAAGGCCTTCCACTGAGCAGCACAGTCACACGCCGAAAGGTTATTGCGAAGCTCCCTGCCCCCACCAGTCCGGAGCGCGTCGCCGTGCACGCCGCGTAA
- a CDS encoding helicase associated domain-containing protein — MWSWCRRAAGKLSERQQLALDALPAGITSLRRDIWVSRYLEVAARGEAGDDLSGGPRTAWLSRQRRRAMAGCLPAGRAELLSRLPGFAWTPGERRWESAFARVRDFVDTFGHIPARGDDEALAGWLATQRFELRSGRLSARRAQLLDTLPGWAQSLAGPRSPISWPQQLEALRDFVSAHRHYPRTGAADALECALAAWVCDQRDNHRRGDLSAARADALAAIPGWRWTAREADFDARAVALSVELGGRPIDTGHRFYSWVVSQRRRHRDGRLSEDQAAMLRALNLLDERLQASA; from the coding sequence GTGTGGTCGTGGTGCCGTCGAGCGGCAGGCAAGCTGTCGGAGCGTCAGCAGCTCGCACTGGATGCGTTGCCCGCCGGGATCACGTCCCTGCGTCGCGACATCTGGGTGTCGCGTTACCTGGAGGTCGCCGCCCGCGGCGAGGCCGGAGACGATCTTAGCGGCGGCCCACGCACCGCGTGGCTGAGCCGTCAGCGGCGACGGGCGATGGCAGGGTGCCTGCCGGCCGGACGCGCTGAACTCCTGAGTCGGCTCCCAGGGTTCGCGTGGACCCCCGGGGAGCGCCGCTGGGAATCCGCATTCGCCCGAGTGCGCGACTTCGTCGACACGTTCGGGCACATCCCTGCACGTGGGGATGATGAAGCGTTGGCCGGGTGGCTTGCCACGCAACGTTTCGAGTTGCGTTCAGGCCGACTATCCGCGCGCCGGGCCCAGTTGTTGGACACCTTGCCGGGCTGGGCACAGTCGTTGGCCGGCCCTCGGTCCCCGATCTCCTGGCCCCAGCAGCTTGAAGCGCTGCGTGACTTCGTGAGCGCACACCGTCACTACCCGCGAACGGGAGCTGCAGACGCGCTCGAATGCGCCCTCGCCGCCTGGGTCTGCGACCAGCGCGACAACCACCGCCGCGGCGATTTGAGCGCAGCCCGCGCCGACGCCCTGGCCGCCATTCCCGGATGGCGATGGACAGCGCGCGAGGCGGATTTCGACGCCCGTGCCGTCGCATTGTCCGTTGAACTGGGTGGCCGGCCGATCGACACCGGGCACCGGTTCTACAGCTGGGTGGTCTCCCAGCGACGGCGGCACCGCGACGGGCGTTTATCCGAAGATCAGGCCGCAATGCTGCGTGCGCTCAATCTGCTCGACGAACGCCTTCAGGCCTCTGCCTGA
- a CDS encoding DNA adenine methylase has translation MPPQSDRWLSPLRYPGGKARMAYALAEIFQSQFGLLDVEVWAEPFAGGAGAGLHLLDHGVVDEFWLTERNPALAALWRTVTGNSAELAAVVRASQPDMGTWHAARELVAARESGDDINDLDLAFAALVINRCSRSGMVNARVGPIGGKSQTGRWHLRSRWNPEGLSDRIARIGRLGSRIRVREGDGIVWIAELNGTVGIEDELVLFVDPPYLVAGNGLYSSGMSIDDHERLAGALTGCRARWLLTYDEDPRILELYPDRRVLAYEIRYSAQHRRVAEEYAVLADNLAVRDDQWLLETGTSRWVQHGPPDVPGPVRCVTARAMRAIGDGVCA, from the coding sequence ATGCCGCCACAGTCTGACCGGTGGCTGAGCCCACTGCGTTACCCCGGAGGGAAAGCCCGCATGGCCTACGCCCTCGCCGAGATCTTCCAGTCGCAGTTCGGCCTCCTGGACGTCGAAGTGTGGGCCGAGCCATTCGCCGGAGGTGCGGGCGCAGGACTACACCTGCTCGATCATGGTGTCGTCGACGAGTTCTGGCTGACCGAGAGGAACCCTGCGCTGGCAGCACTGTGGCGGACTGTCACCGGCAACAGCGCCGAGTTGGCCGCGGTGGTACGTGCCAGCCAGCCCGACATGGGCACGTGGCATGCGGCTCGCGAGCTGGTCGCTGCCCGAGAGTCCGGCGACGACATCAACGACCTCGACCTCGCGTTCGCCGCGTTGGTCATCAACCGGTGCTCCCGGTCCGGGATGGTCAATGCTCGTGTCGGTCCGATCGGCGGGAAGAGCCAGACCGGCCGCTGGCACCTGCGTTCGCGGTGGAACCCTGAGGGGCTGTCAGACCGCATCGCCCGAATCGGCCGGCTGGGTAGCCGGATACGGGTCCGCGAAGGCGACGGGATCGTGTGGATCGCCGAACTGAACGGAACCGTCGGGATCGAAGATGAACTCGTGCTGTTCGTCGACCCGCCGTACCTGGTTGCCGGCAACGGACTGTATTCGAGCGGAATGTCCATCGACGACCACGAGCGGCTTGCTGGTGCGCTCACCGGTTGCCGAGCTCGGTGGCTGCTCACCTACGACGAGGATCCGCGCATCCTTGAGCTCTACCCGGACCGCCGAGTTCTGGCCTACGAGATCCGCTACAGCGCACAGCATCGGCGCGTGGCCGAGGAATACGCTGTGCTGGCAGACAATCTCGCGGTTCGCGACGATCAGTGGCTGCTCGAGACGGGAACATCGCGATGGGTTCAGCACGGGCCGCCGGACGTTCCCGGCCCAGTGCGGTGCGTCACGGCACGGGCGATGCGCGCGATCGGGGACGGTGTCTGTGCCTGA
- a CDS encoding AAA family ATPase produces MIDPDAMKYLNQAIGSLRNSNHAAADRDLDYACEAFPDHCDLHRALAYSHVTNRGGYLTSSDITAIRNTLNTYDEMMSVIDKSSQEEWFGADWVLPTVALILPAVTRGQYRAAYSALLVEQGRYDEARAELDAAARERVVMVEKNAVTTAKEIAAVECLLYFHTSRWEDLLNVAGTLVAKDTSPLEQALEAYGTAMSGTALAHLGSHEAGQNKLRYAVSKNFRDVSAWASLQLGLSCRTAGQEDAAQKAFGDGMQFNTLPELTNAIRNKNQRMRISAADVIAARTSYWEVDSEPDMDDFQRTSSAEERREILDAALAELNAIDGMDEIKEQMLTLSHEIAFENEQRRRGMPVKAKTRHIIFKGPPGTGKTTIANLISRLFYGLGVIRNNTLVSANRATLVAEFEGQSGPKTIAKLNEALGGCIFIDEAYELVQDRPGHKDSFGSESLTALLEYMDNHRDDILVIIAGYPAPIERFLGENPGLKSRFAYSMMFNTYSPDEMWRILTGMAAKEGRAVDPAVEGRFKQIIEIMWDTDAKGDRVLDVAGNGRFARNVFEQAQGLSSRRLMSGGVDLTSLTNEQFMQLSSEDVLGASANILKGFGIINVA; encoded by the coding sequence GTGATCGACCCCGATGCCATGAAGTACCTGAATCAGGCCATCGGCTCACTCCGGAACTCCAATCACGCGGCAGCGGACCGGGATCTGGACTATGCATGCGAGGCATTTCCCGACCATTGCGATCTTCACCGGGCTTTGGCGTACTCCCACGTGACCAACCGGGGCGGGTACTTGACGAGCTCCGACATCACCGCGATCCGAAACACCCTGAACACCTACGACGAGATGATGTCGGTCATCGACAAGTCGAGTCAGGAGGAATGGTTCGGTGCCGATTGGGTCCTGCCCACCGTCGCACTCATCTTGCCCGCGGTCACTCGGGGCCAGTACCGCGCTGCATACTCCGCTCTACTTGTGGAGCAGGGGCGCTACGACGAGGCTCGGGCCGAGTTGGATGCTGCTGCCCGCGAACGTGTCGTGATGGTCGAGAAAAACGCGGTCACCACGGCCAAGGAGATCGCCGCCGTCGAGTGCCTGCTGTACTTCCACACTTCCCGCTGGGAGGACCTGCTCAATGTGGCGGGGACTCTGGTGGCGAAGGACACCTCGCCGCTGGAGCAGGCACTGGAGGCTTACGGCACAGCCATGTCCGGAACGGCATTGGCCCATCTCGGTTCTCACGAGGCAGGGCAGAACAAGCTCCGATACGCGGTGTCGAAGAACTTCCGCGATGTGTCGGCGTGGGCCTCGTTGCAGCTGGGGTTGTCCTGCCGTACCGCCGGGCAGGAAGACGCCGCACAGAAGGCATTCGGCGACGGCATGCAGTTCAACACACTGCCTGAACTCACCAATGCGATACGCAACAAGAACCAGCGGATGCGAATCTCGGCTGCGGATGTGATCGCTGCGCGCACCAGCTACTGGGAAGTGGATTCCGAGCCGGACATGGACGACTTCCAGCGCACCTCCTCTGCAGAGGAACGGCGTGAGATTCTCGACGCGGCACTGGCCGAGTTGAACGCGATCGACGGTATGGACGAGATCAAAGAGCAGATGCTCACCTTGTCCCACGAGATCGCTTTCGAGAACGAGCAGCGTCGGCGGGGGATGCCGGTGAAGGCCAAGACGCGTCACATCATCTTCAAAGGACCGCCTGGTACAGGTAAGACAACGATCGCCAACCTCATTTCGCGACTGTTCTACGGGCTCGGGGTGATTCGCAACAACACCCTGGTGTCAGCCAACCGGGCGACCCTGGTCGCTGAGTTCGAAGGGCAGTCGGGACCGAAGACGATCGCCAAGCTCAATGAGGCCCTCGGCGGTTGCATCTTCATCGATGAGGCGTACGAGCTTGTGCAGGACCGCCCCGGCCACAAGGACTCGTTCGGTTCGGAATCACTGACAGCCCTGCTGGAGTACATGGACAACCACCGCGATGACATTCTGGTAATCATCGCGGGTTATCCGGCGCCGATCGAGCGGTTCCTCGGCGAAAACCCCGGCCTGAAGTCACGTTTCGCCTACTCGATGATGTTCAACACCTACAGCCCCGACGAGATGTGGCGCATCCTGACCGGAATGGCCGCTAAGGAAGGTCGCGCTGTCGACCCGGCTGTGGAGGGCCGGTTCAAACAGATCATCGAGATCATGTGGGACACCGATGCAAAGGGCGACAGGGTTCTCGACGTCGCCGGTAACGGGCGCTTCGCCCGCAACGTGTTTGAGCAGGCGCAGGGACTGTCTTCGCGCCGGCTGATGAGCGGCGGCGTCGATCTGACGTCACTCACCAACGAACAATTCATGCAGCTGTCCTCCGAAGATGTGCTTGGCGCATCGGCCAACATTCTCAAGGGGTTTGGCATCATCAACGTGGCCTAA
- a CDS encoding conjugal transfer protein, with product MARLLSNVRKLKDLSQWKPRARERAMVFSMISGPLALCLVLVMVVLTAVILARLPKPVNTYSAITDVTRVQNYARNALLLWMGGSESAKKALLSRSLASPSIELSEVPFEVRSIDPSDIIRWQGSDAVLWQATFAVTFVAPGVGAAQINRYAVTVIEHDTDYQLLMWPSIVNVDTTPFKVASKYTVPVDTKSSLSESLGRFVTAYLTSTGNATSLGQFVSSKFSGSAITDSPYSTATIESSWAASDSVPVSTAKPGDTLKVLVRVKAAASIKTWSIMDLALRVSLGTNNVWLVDGIDAPVGWGAITPQ from the coding sequence ATGGCCCGATTGCTGTCGAATGTGCGCAAGCTCAAAGACCTGTCACAGTGGAAGCCCAGGGCGCGGGAACGTGCCATGGTGTTCTCGATGATCAGCGGCCCGCTGGCGTTGTGCCTCGTGCTGGTGATGGTGGTACTGACAGCGGTGATCTTGGCGCGTCTGCCCAAGCCGGTGAACACCTACTCGGCGATCACCGACGTCACCCGGGTGCAGAACTACGCGCGCAACGCTCTCCTGCTGTGGATGGGCGGTTCCGAGTCGGCGAAAAAGGCGCTGCTGTCGCGGTCATTGGCATCGCCGTCGATCGAATTGTCGGAGGTGCCGTTCGAAGTGCGCTCTATCGACCCGTCCGACATCATCCGCTGGCAAGGCTCCGACGCGGTGCTGTGGCAGGCGACGTTCGCGGTGACGTTTGTGGCTCCCGGAGTCGGCGCAGCCCAGATCAACCGCTACGCGGTGACAGTCATCGAACACGACACCGACTACCAGCTGTTGATGTGGCCGTCCATCGTCAACGTCGACACCACTCCGTTCAAAGTGGCGAGCAAGTACACGGTGCCGGTTGATACGAAAAGCTCACTGTCGGAATCGTTGGGCCGGTTCGTGACCGCGTACCTGACCTCCACCGGCAACGCCACGTCGCTCGGGCAGTTCGTCTCGTCTAAGTTCTCGGGATCGGCGATCACCGACAGCCCCTATTCGACGGCCACTATCGAATCAAGCTGGGCGGCCTCAGATTCGGTTCCGGTGTCCACCGCCAAGCCGGGAGACACCCTCAAAGTCCTGGTGCGGGTAAAGGCCGCGGCTTCGATCAAGACGTGGTCGATCATGGACCTGGCGCTACGGGTGTCCCTGGGCACGAACAACGTGTGGCTGGTAGACGGAATCGATGCCCCGGTCGGGTGGGGAGCGATCACCCCACAATAG
- a CDS encoding AAA family ATPase — translation MGNHIPPLSKRRKNLVFSEDGSVWCNYLLTGLNVNSYRPETAAAAQDSHELLLTALSEIPTDDILLAGSRVRVDPLSTHRRITGGIPDWEPDRYRHLEHLINEFYQRMVSGEFVEFDRVYWLSISQPSRRTISERMVSTLVETDPHEGLDWADLGDFEKRCFAAIPPEFRPVRTVPELVDWYFERATTRGLTVPILPPPRSGAVTPTERAYPEVVFDEAAEATALYSTFLRDLDAGRDYTKKLSKIDRKTSLFKRFRTLSAGTVMAISHPGKARIAELPDGVTSYQSLFGIARYPARFTDQVSSFTYLVDQAIGGDADFALRLRFSQDLVDTKSVSDTERDLVSEGEANSADEFEAYDYDKRRAELRRFHDAIRAESGPRGMQVAAIFAFGSSDLDELTGRVAALQQRFRSNGFTPLLPVGGQKELWTMMMPGSRRTRLGNDLLQTTTARLFSGAMPIRRSFAGDAVGIPIAINKENANGQIILLDILGATERGNGSIALTGAQGRGKSNLMKLILLFVTLLNRYSTVVDHSKHGEWAVFARQIARTQVVNAATGDSPGGPVSMDFLKCLPSPLAETAMMAHYLPLFGFETKSPEGAYFAKVLNPLFRNPRGINSTRKLMGFLKTTGDAEARALSLNFEHWAALPYTRAFIDPPERGHGDMGLPPFDNLADLAARMESGSTPYSTVFRTHELPVYRGENPDNATDLNKWAASVYGSIARMTAHRFAQIRGTCVFFGDEISFLKGNEDVVELLVRSPDRTARKDANFGVFGSQHGEDFDHNYAMIEKKAALGQKVAGNARAALKHMDMPILDSLINMMVTQTSPPDPDDNTRTRAGREGEGWWNDGNSNIVRVQFLPILSASLARFADTRSSKMIRETDLDAEPRTPRGVA, via the coding sequence ATGGGCAACCACATCCCGCCGCTCAGCAAACGCCGCAAAAATCTGGTCTTCTCCGAAGACGGCAGCGTGTGGTGCAACTACCTACTCACCGGACTCAACGTCAATAGCTATCGACCAGAGACTGCGGCGGCCGCGCAAGACTCCCACGAACTTCTGCTCACTGCGCTGTCGGAGATCCCCACCGACGACATCCTGTTGGCAGGTTCGCGGGTGCGCGTCGATCCGCTCTCGACGCATCGACGAATTACCGGAGGTATCCCGGACTGGGAACCAGACCGCTACCGTCACCTCGAGCATCTGATCAACGAGTTCTACCAGCGGATGGTCAGCGGCGAGTTCGTAGAGTTCGATCGCGTGTACTGGCTCTCGATCAGCCAGCCATCACGTCGCACGATTTCTGAGCGCATGGTCTCGACGCTGGTCGAGACGGACCCTCACGAAGGCCTGGACTGGGCCGACCTCGGCGATTTCGAGAAACGGTGCTTCGCAGCGATTCCACCAGAGTTCCGGCCGGTACGCACTGTCCCCGAACTCGTCGACTGGTACTTCGAGCGGGCCACCACGCGTGGTTTGACTGTTCCGATTCTTCCGCCGCCCCGCAGCGGTGCGGTGACACCGACCGAGCGGGCCTACCCGGAGGTCGTGTTCGATGAAGCTGCTGAAGCCACGGCGCTGTACTCAACGTTCCTGCGCGATCTCGACGCCGGCCGCGACTACACCAAGAAACTCTCCAAGATCGACCGAAAGACCTCGCTGTTCAAGCGCTTCCGCACACTGTCAGCCGGAACGGTGATGGCGATATCGCACCCGGGCAAAGCCCGCATCGCCGAACTCCCCGACGGCGTGACGTCGTATCAGTCACTGTTCGGGATCGCCCGCTACCCTGCCCGATTCACTGACCAGGTGTCGAGCTTCACCTACCTGGTAGACCAGGCGATCGGCGGTGATGCCGACTTCGCTCTGCGTCTTCGCTTCTCGCAAGATCTGGTCGACACCAAGAGCGTGTCCGATACCGAACGCGACCTGGTGTCTGAAGGCGAAGCCAATTCCGCCGATGAATTCGAGGCATACGACTACGACAAGCGCCGAGCCGAACTGCGCCGGTTCCACGACGCGATCCGCGCCGAGTCGGGGCCGCGAGGGATGCAGGTCGCCGCGATCTTCGCCTTCGGATCTAGCGACCTCGACGAGCTCACCGGCCGGGTCGCAGCGTTGCAGCAGCGGTTCCGATCCAACGGTTTCACTCCGCTCCTGCCGGTTGGTGGTCAGAAGGAACTGTGGACGATGATGATGCCAGGGTCGCGGCGTACTCGTCTGGGCAATGATCTGCTGCAGACCACTACCGCTCGCTTGTTCTCTGGGGCAATGCCGATCCGGCGCAGCTTCGCCGGAGATGCCGTCGGCATCCCCATCGCCATCAACAAGGAGAACGCCAACGGGCAGATCATCCTGCTCGACATCCTCGGTGCGACCGAACGCGGCAACGGGTCAATCGCGTTGACCGGAGCACAAGGTCGCGGCAAGTCGAACCTGATGAAGCTCATCCTGCTGTTCGTCACGCTGCTCAATCGGTACTCCACCGTGGTAGATCACTCCAAGCACGGAGAGTGGGCGGTGTTCGCCCGCCAGATCGCACGAACCCAGGTGGTCAATGCAGCCACGGGAGACTCACCCGGCGGGCCGGTGTCGATGGATTTCCTCAAGTGCCTTCCATCCCCATTGGCGGAGACCGCGATGATGGCGCACTACCTGCCGCTGTTCGGATTTGAGACAAAGTCGCCTGAGGGGGCGTACTTCGCCAAGGTCCTCAACCCTTTGTTCCGCAATCCACGGGGCATCAACAGCACCCGCAAGCTGATGGGGTTCCTCAAGACCACCGGCGACGCCGAAGCCCGGGCCCTGTCGCTGAATTTCGAGCACTGGGCCGCGCTCCCATACACGCGGGCTTTCATCGACCCGCCGGAGCGCGGACACGGGGACATGGGCCTGCCACCCTTCGACAACCTGGCTGATTTGGCTGCACGCATGGAGTCCGGGTCTACTCCGTATTCGACTGTGTTTCGCACCCATGAGCTTCCGGTCTACCGCGGCGAGAACCCGGACAACGCCACCGATCTGAACAAGTGGGCAGCTTCGGTGTATGGGTCTATCGCACGGATGACGGCTCACCGGTTCGCTCAGATCCGTGGAACGTGTGTGTTTTTCGGGGACGAGATCAGCTTCCTCAAAGGCAACGAGGACGTTGTCGAACTACTTGTCCGTTCGCCCGACCGCACCGCGCGAAAAGACGCAAATTTTGGAGTGTTCGGATCCCAGCATGGCGAGGATTTCGATCACAACTACGCGATGATCGAGAAGAAGGCAGCCCTCGGGCAGAAGGTGGCTGGCAACGCGCGGGCCGCTCTCAAGCACATGGACATGCCGATACTGGATTCGCTGATCAACATGATGGTCACTCAGACCTCACCGCCAGATCCCGACGACAACACCCGGACTCGCGCCGGCCGCGAGGGCGAAGGCTGGTGGAACGACGGCAACAGCAACATCGTGCGAGTGCAGTTCCTGCCGATCCTGTCGGCGTCGCTAGCCCGTTTCGCCGACACCCGCAGTTCGAAGATGATCCGTGAGACCGATCTCGACGCAGAGCCGCGTACGCCGCGAGGAGTTGCGTAG
- a CDS encoding MinD/ParA family ATP-binding protein — protein MTVPPEQPNVRRMRDKYRNAPAANDFIDRPAPAPPPAFTDPIPNGAPVPPPLGMGGRTATAAQWAPAGQYDDVTVIGRPAVPADFGRPVAPADLGRPVATADTGRAERIIEGRTEGAQRGWRAKANKIFWLHLSKGADEIAYDQRIAQIRRTLRAPKRVGVVSGKGSAGKTAIALNMGATISSAHRGMKVAALSIDPLGNLTDRVRKVSDQTPASVMSLASDQDLNRASDVSSYLLTDKSGLRVLGASTADGAGFLTAEKLERALGELSKWFDLSILDFGLNIDSQVYHQGLAQTDQLVLAASTAADSIDELHVLIETLKRFGGRYVELLRDAVVVFTQTRPGKGHIDVAAERDRIHASYQLPVVTIPWDEHISEGGPMSLDLLDEDTRLPFVWLAAEVMSRLPAD, from the coding sequence ATGACTGTCCCACCCGAGCAGCCCAACGTTCGGCGCATGCGGGACAAGTACCGCAACGCGCCCGCGGCCAACGACTTCATCGACCGTCCAGCCCCGGCTCCCCCGCCGGCTTTCACCGACCCCATCCCCAACGGCGCGCCGGTACCGCCTCCTCTGGGGATGGGCGGACGGACCGCCACTGCGGCGCAGTGGGCACCCGCCGGCCAGTACGACGATGTCACTGTGATCGGGCGGCCCGCGGTTCCTGCCGACTTCGGTCGGCCCGTCGCCCCGGCGGACCTTGGCCGACCGGTGGCCACTGCCGACACCGGTCGCGCCGAGCGCATCATCGAGGGTCGCACCGAAGGCGCTCAACGCGGCTGGCGCGCGAAGGCGAACAAGATTTTCTGGCTGCACCTGTCCAAGGGGGCCGATGAGATCGCGTACGACCAGCGGATCGCTCAGATCCGGCGCACGCTGCGAGCACCGAAGCGGGTCGGTGTCGTCTCGGGGAAAGGCTCGGCGGGTAAGACCGCGATAGCTCTGAACATGGGGGCCACCATCTCCTCGGCCCACCGCGGGATGAAAGTAGCTGCGTTGTCGATTGACCCGCTGGGAAATCTCACAGACCGTGTGCGCAAGGTCAGCGACCAGACCCCCGCCTCGGTGATGTCTCTGGCTTCGGACCAAGACCTGAACCGCGCTTCTGATGTGAGCAGCTATCTGCTCACCGACAAGTCCGGGCTACGGGTGCTCGGTGCCAGCACGGCCGACGGTGCGGGGTTCCTGACCGCGGAGAAACTGGAGCGGGCGCTGGGCGAACTGTCCAAGTGGTTCGACCTGTCGATTCTCGATTTCGGCCTCAATATCGACTCGCAGGTGTATCACCAGGGCCTGGCCCAGACCGACCAACTGGTGCTGGCAGCATCCACTGCCGCCGACTCGATCGACGAGTTGCACGTTCTGATCGAAACATTGAAGCGGTTCGGTGGGCGGTACGTGGAGCTGCTCAGAGACGCGGTGGTCGTGTTCACTCAGACGCGACCGGGCAAGGGCCACATCGACGTGGCAGCCGAGCGGGACCGGATCCACGCCTCCTACCAACTCCCAGTCGTCACCATCCCGTGGGATGAACACATCAGCGAGGGGGGTCCGATGAGCCTGGACCTGCTTGACGAGGACACCCGGCTGCCATTCGTGTGGCTGGCGGCGGAGGTGATGAGCCGACTCCCCGCCGACTAA
- a CDS encoding DUF3310 domain-containing protein codes for MTAVDLATSHDPVNHPSHYTNHPSGIECIEVTRQLSFDPGNAVKYVWRRGDKGNPLQDLEKSLFLLADARNHAPKLRRVPRKAAKLLLQVADAETDADAAMFYRAVAGRRWADAEAAVLALRDALAHAPAQI; via the coding sequence ATGACCGCAGTCGACCTCGCCACCAGCCATGACCCGGTGAATCATCCGTCGCACTACACCAACCATCCAAGCGGTATCGAATGCATCGAGGTCACCCGCCAACTCAGCTTCGACCCGGGAAACGCCGTGAAGTACGTATGGCGCCGAGGCGACAAGGGAAATCCGCTGCAGGACCTGGAAAAGTCGCTCTTCCTCCTCGCCGACGCGCGCAACCACGCACCAAAGTTGCGCCGCGTTCCCCGCAAGGCCGCCAAGTTGCTGCTGCAGGTCGCCGACGCTGAAACCGACGCCGACGCCGCGATGTTCTATCGCGCCGTCGCAGGTCGCCGCTGGGCGGACGCAGAGGCGGCGGTGCTTGCACTGCGAGACGCACTCGCACACGCGCCGGCGCAGATCTGA